From the Deinococcus radiophilus genome, one window contains:
- a CDS encoding CoxG family protein, whose translation MTRLHLQGQETLPGAPALLTALLSDPEALARCVPGVRRTEELGPQQAKLWVNVVWQGREAVIPLELQVTGHDPPALRLSGQGLGHRATLGFSVRLGNSDGPHTHCEWKAEGQVTGPATLLSRRAIQAGAEQLIRRTIRNLRSELEQRAGLLA comes from the coding sequence ATGACCCGCCTGCACTTGCAGGGCCAGGAAACCCTGCCGGGTGCGCCTGCCCTGCTGACCGCGCTGCTGAGTGACCCAGAGGCTTTGGCACGTTGCGTCCCTGGGGTGCGGCGTACCGAGGAGTTGGGACCCCAGCAGGCCAAATTGTGGGTCAATGTAGTCTGGCAGGGCCGTGAAGCCGTGATTCCGCTGGAGCTGCAGGTCACAGGCCATGACCCTCCGGCCCTGCGCCTCAGCGGACAGGGTCTGGGACATCGCGCCACGTTGGGATTCTCTGTGCGGCTGGGAAACAGCGATGGCCCGCACACCCACTGCGAATGGAAGGCCGAGGGTCAGGTTACTGGTCCAGCGACTCTGCTTAGCCGCCGGGCCATTCAGGCTGGAGCCGAGCAATTGATCCGGCGGACCATTCGGAACCTCCGCAGTGAGCTGGAGCAGCGGGCGGGGTTGCTGGCGTAA